From a single Micromonospora carbonacea genomic region:
- a CDS encoding radical SAM protein, translating into MGHVGERLLRGRDTWWLLGPGGVARVGHRQVTDTGELRPSAHRLLDERGLFRSTPERVYSLTVLTSTDCNLGCGYCFQNTGQDSSGGSRPPRIKRARLTSATITSILGFADRQMASAGLHKLGVLLFGGEPLLNPRGCVELLSRAADHNLVSAWMISNATLLTPPLAHELTALGLRSVQVTFDGDRDDHDRIRVRRSPGGTFDTIVRNIVQVTAATELRWMLRVNVSHHNYQGIDALLERLAGSVDPQRCSIYFARVGDVGVGYANELLHSGELRARFTRWHRTALEHGFTVPRPRADLPCVTCESGEGRHGAVVNADGTLASCWETAGQPGWEVGTVDEGYLPVDRRAKRWISCGDMYRHHESAQALADFRDAVDAALLDDLHEKGLL; encoded by the coding sequence ATGGGGCACGTTGGGGAGAGGCTTCTTCGCGGACGGGACACCTGGTGGCTGCTGGGGCCGGGCGGGGTCGCTCGTGTCGGTCATCGCCAGGTCACCGACACCGGCGAGCTGCGGCCGTCGGCCCACCGCCTGCTGGATGAACGCGGCCTGTTCAGGTCGACGCCGGAGCGGGTCTATTCGCTGACCGTGCTGACCAGCACCGACTGCAACCTGGGCTGCGGCTACTGTTTCCAGAACACCGGCCAGGATTCGAGCGGCGGTAGCCGTCCGCCGCGGATCAAGCGTGCCCGCCTCACCTCGGCGACGATCACCTCCATCCTGGGCTTCGCTGACCGGCAGATGGCCAGTGCCGGGCTACACAAGCTGGGCGTCCTGCTGTTCGGCGGCGAGCCGCTGCTGAATCCGCGGGGGTGTGTCGAGCTGTTGTCCCGGGCGGCGGACCACAATCTGGTGTCCGCCTGGATGATCTCCAACGCGACCTTGCTGACGCCACCGCTGGCCCACGAACTGACCGCTCTCGGGCTGCGGTCCGTCCAGGTCACCTTCGACGGGGACCGGGACGACCACGACCGCATCCGGGTCCGGCGCTCGCCGGGGGGAACGTTCGACACCATCGTCCGCAACATCGTCCAGGTCACGGCCGCGACGGAACTGCGCTGGATGCTGCGGGTCAACGTCTCGCACCACAACTACCAGGGAATCGACGCGCTGCTCGAGCGGCTCGCCGGCAGTGTCGACCCCCAGCGGTGCTCCATCTACTTCGCCCGCGTCGGTGACGTGGGAGTCGGCTACGCCAACGAACTGCTGCACAGCGGCGAGCTGAGAGCCAGGTTCACCCGGTGGCACCGAACGGCGCTGGAGCATGGCTTCACCGTGCCCCGGCCGCGGGCCGACCTGCCCTGCGTCACGTGCGAGTCGGGCGAAGGCCGCCACGGCGCGGTGGTCAACGCCGACGGCACCCTTGCCAGCTGCTGGGAGACAGCGGGACAGCCGGGCTGGGAGGTCGGCACCGTCGACGAGGGCTATCTGCCGGTCGATCGCAGGGCGAAGCGCTGGATCTCCTGCGGGGACATGTACCGCCATCACGAGAGCGC